The segment TGAACATCCGGTACGGCTCGGCCACTCCGCGCGTCACGAGATCGTCGACCAGCACGCCAAGGTATGCCTGGTCGCGGCGCGGGCACCATGCGTCCTGCTCCTGCACGTAGCGGCCCGCATTGAGACCGGCCAACAGGCCTTGCGCGGCCGCTTCTTCATAGCCGGTCGTGCCGTTGATCTGGCCCGCAAAGAACAACCCGTTGATCGCCTTCGTCTCGAGCGACGCCTTCAGCGCGCGCGGGTCGAAGTAGTCGTACTCGATCGCGTAGCCGGGGCGCAGGATATGCGCGTTCTCGAGGCCGCGCATCGAATGCACGAGCTCGAGCTGGACGTCGAACGGCAGGCTCGTCGAGATCCCGTTCGGATAGAACTCGTTGGTCGTCAGCCCTTCCGGCTCGAGGAAGATCTGGTGCGATTCCTTCGATGCGAACCGGTGGATCTTGTCCTCGATCGACGGACAATAGCGCGGCCCGACACCTTCGATCACGCCTGTATACATAGGCGAACGGTCGAGACCGCCGCGAATGATGTCGTGCGTGCGCTCGTTCGTGTGCGTAACCCAGCACGGCAACTGCTGCGGATGCTGCTCCGCGCGGCCCAGGAACGAGAACACGGGGACCGGATCGAGGTCGCCCGGCTGCTCGTCCAGCTTCGAGAAGTCGATCGTACGGCCGTCGATACGCGGCGGCGTACCGGTCTTCAGGCGGCCCTGCGGCAGCTTCAGTTCCTTCAGGCGCGACGACAGCGACACGGCCGCCGGATCGCCCGCGCGACCGCCCGTGTAGTTGTTCAGGCCGACGTGGATCTTGCCGTCGAGGAACGTACCGGCCGTCAGCACGACTGCACGCGCACGGAAGCGGATGCCGATCTGCGTGACGGCGCCCACCACATGGTCGCCTTCGACCATCAGATCGTCGACGGCCTGCTGGAACAGCCACAGGTTCGGCTGGTTCTCGAGCCGGTGGCGGATCGCGGCCTTGTACAGGATGCGGTCAGCCTGCGCACGCGTCGCACGCACGGCCGGGCCCTTCGACGAATTGAGGATCCGGAACTGAATACCGCTCTCGTCCGTCGCGGCGGCCATTGCGCCGCCCAGTGCGTCGACTTCCTTGACCAGATGGCCCTTGCCAATGCCGCCGATCGACGGATTGCAGCTCATCTGCCCGAGCGTTTCGATGTTGTGGGTCAGCAGCAGTGTCTTCGCGCCCATACGGGCGGACGCCAGCGCGGCCTCCGTGCCGGCGTGACCGCCACCGACGACGATGACGTCAAATTCTGTGGGAAAAAGCATGGTGGATTCCGGACGCAGGACTGCGCACGAACCTATCAGAGAAATGTATGGGCCGAATTATAGCGGGTTCGCTTTTCACCCGAAGACCGTCCGAATGGTAGGGTCCGTTCATTTCATCGCCTTTTCGACTCCGGATGGATGAATCCGTGGTGTCGAGCCAGCTCCAGCAATGCTCCGGGCCGGGTCGCCGCACATCGTTGTGCCTGTGAAAAAAACCGACCGCCGGGAAAATAGCCGGCGGAACAGGCGAGAATCGACACCTGTGGTCGGCGCAACAGCCGGGACGCAGCACTCTGCGCCCCGCCTCCTCACAGACTTTCCGGATGTTCGCCCGACACTTATCCCCCGAGATTCGGCACATCGCCAGCCTGTGCAGAGTTCCATGCGCCGGGAATCCAGTCTGTGGCGCACGCTGCCGTCGACGACCGAGCAAGACGCAGGTTGGTCACCCGCTCTGTGGACACCTTATCCACCGCCACCGCACAGAACTTCCGACTATTCTCCCTGCACTTATCCCCTGCCCTTAATCCATCGAGGCACCAGGCATCGCCCCGACCCCACAAACAAAAACGGCGTGTTTCACGTGAAACACGCCGCCCGCTTCCCGCCAACCGCCCGAACGATCAAGCCGTCTTCTTCGCCAACCCGAGGTACGTCTCAATCACGCGCGGATTCTGCGCAAGTTCGGCCGCCGGCCCTTCCAGCGCAAACTCGCCCGTCTCCAGCACATAGCCGTAGTCGGAGATCTGCAACGCAGCCCGTGCGTTCTGCTCGATCAGCAGCGTCGCAACACCCGTCCCGCGCAACGCGCTGATGATATGAAAGATCTCCTTCACGATCAGCGGCGCGAGCCCCAGGCTCGGCTCGTCGAGCATCAGCAGGTCGGGCTTGCCCATCAGTGCGCGACCAACCGCGAGCATCTGCCGTTCGCCGCCTGACAGTGTGCCGGCCGCCTGCTTGCGGCGCTCCTTCAGCCGCGGAAACAGCGTGAACACGTGATCGAGCTGGTCGAGGAAGTTCGATTCACCGGCCTGCTTGCGCCGATACGCGCCCAGCACGAGGTTGTCCTCGACCGTCATCGTGCTGAACAGCTCGCGCTTTTCCGGCACGAGGCACATCCCGCGCGCAACACGCTGCTCGACCGGCAACGCGCCGACGTCGTTGCCGCGATACACGACCGCGCCCGACGCATGCCCGGTCACCGGCAGCGCGCCCATGATCGCGTTCAGCAGCGTCGATTTGCCGGCACCGTTCGGGCCGATCACGCTGACGATCTGCCCCGCCCCGACCTTGATCGCCGCGCCGTGCAGCGCCTCCACCTTCCCGTACCGGACAGCCAGCCCGCAGACTTCGAGAATCGGCATCGTCGTGTCCGTCATCACTCCACCCCGCCCAGATACGCTTCGAGCACCGCCGGATCCTGCTGCACGTGCTGCGGCAGCCCTTCCGCGATCCGCGTGCCGAATTCCATCACCACCAGCCGGTCGGTGAGGTTCATCACGAAGTCCATGTCATGTTCCACGAGCAACACGCTCATTCCTTCCGCCTTCAACCGCCGCAGCAGGTCGGCGAGTTGCTGCTTCTCCTGGTAACGCAGCCCGGCGGCCGGTTCGTCGAGCAGCAGCAGCGTCGGGTCGCAGCACAGCGCACGCGCGATTTCAAGAATGCGCTGCTGGCCGAGCGCGAGGCTGCCCGCGTCGTCGTACATGTGCTTCTCGAGCCCGACGCGGCGGATCTGGCGCGCGGCTTCGGCCAGCAACTGCGCTTCCTCCTGTGCATTGAGCCGCGCGACGCTGCGCCAGACACCCGTATGGCCGCGCAGATGCGCGCCGATCGCGACGTTCTCGAGCACCGTCATTGCCGGCAGCAGCTTGACGTGCTGGAACGTGCGGCCGATGCCGCGGCGGACGATCTGGCGCGACGTGAGCCCGTCGATGCGCTCGCCGCGGAACGTGATCGTGCCGCCCGTCGGCTTCAGTACGCCCGTCACCAGGTTGAACGTGGTCGACTTGCCGGCGCCGTTCGGGCCGATCAGCCCGATGATCTGCCCCGCGTTCACGTCGAAGCTGACGTCGTTGACGGCCACGAGCCCGCCGAACTCCTTGCGCGCATTGTCGACGACCAGCAATGGCTCGCCGGCCGCGGGCTTCGCGCGCTGCGGCAACGGCTCGGCGTGCTCGGGCACATGCGCGCGCGGCCCGCGCGGGAACAGCCTCGCGACGAACGGCCACACGCCCTGGCGCGCGTACTGCAGCAGCAGCACCATCAGCACACCGAACACGATGATCTCGAAGTTGCCTTCCGAGCCGAGCAGCTTCGGCAGCAGCGTCTGCAGGTAGTCCTGCAGCACGGTGAGGATCGCTGCGCCGAGCACCGCGCCCCACACGTGCGACACGCCGCCGACCACGGCCATGAACAGGAATTCGATCCCGTGGTTCAGGCCGAACGGGGTCGGGTTCACCGCGCGCTGCAGGTGCGCATACAGAAAACCCGACACGGCTGCGAGCACGGCTGCGTAGACGAAGATCACGACGCGCATCCACGCGGTGTTCACGCCCATCGCCTCGGCCATCACGCCGCCGCCGCGCAGCGCGCGGATCGCGCGGCCCGGCCGGCTGTTCAGCAGGTTCTGCACCGACACGATCGCGGCCAGCACGACGGCCCAGATCAGGAAATACAGGCTGCGGCCGCTTTCGAGTTGGATGCCGAACAGGTTCAGCGCCGGAATCCCGTTGATCCCGTCGTACTTGCCGAGCAGTTCGAGGTTGCCGAACAGGTAGAACAGCGCGAGGCCCCACGCGATCGTGCCGAGCGGCAGGAAATGCCCGGAAAGCCGCATCGTGACCGCGCCGAGCACGAGCGCGACGAGCGCCGTCAGCACGACGCCGACGATCAGCGCGAGCCACGGCGACACGCCGTAGCGCGTCGTCAGGAACGCGGTCGCATACGCGCCGATGCCGACGAACGCGGCCTGCCCGAAGCTCGTCATCCCGCCGACGCCCGTCAGCAGCACGAGCCCGATCGCGACGATCGCATAGAGGCCGATGTAGTTCAGCAGCGTGATCCAGTACTCCGGCACGTGCAGCGCGCCGGGCAGCACCGGCAGCGCGAACAGCACCACGAGAAACACCCAGAAGGTCTTGTTGCGTACCATGGTCTTCATCGCGTCACTCCTCTTCCTCTTCCGCGTGCGGCGTCACGAAACTCCGCCACAGCAGCACCGGAATGATCAGCGTGAACACGATCACCTCCTTGTATGCGCTCGCCCAGAACGACGAATACGATTCGAGCACGCCGACGAGCAGCGAGCCGGCGGCCGCGAGCGGATAGCTGACGAGGCCGCCGATGATCGCGCCGACGAAGCCCTTCAGGCCGATCAGGAAACCCGAGTCGTAGTAGATCGTCGTCAGTGGGCCGACGAGGATCCCGGACAGCACGCCGAGCCCCGCCGCGAACGTGAACGCGAGCCGCCCTGCCTCGGTCGTGCCGATGCCGACGAGCTGCGCGCCGAGCCGGTTCACCGACGTCGCACGCAGCGCCTTGCCGGCGATCGTGCGGCCGAAGTACACGTAGAGCGCACCGATCAGCACGAGCGCGGTGACGACCACCAGGATGCTCTGCACCGACACCGTCATGCTGCCGATCGACAGCGACGCATCCGAGAATCCGTTGGTGCGAGAGCCTTCCGCGCCGAACATCACGAGCCCGAGGCCGACCATCGCGAAATGGACGGCGACCGACACGATCAGCAGCAGCAGCGTCGTGCCTTCGGCGATCGGCTGGTACACGAGCCGGTAGACGAACGGCCCCATCGGCACGACGATCGCGAGCGTCAGCGCGATCTGCGCGAGCATCGGCATCGGCTGCGCGGCAAAACTGCGCGTGATCGCGAACACCGCGAGCGGCAGCAGGATGTAGCGGCTGCCGAGCGTCGCGAGCGTACGGCCGAGCTGATGACGCCGTTCGCGATGCCGGATCAGGCCGCCGACTTCGAGCAGGAAGCACGCGACGCCCATCACGAACAGCAGCCAGCAGGTGGCGGGGAATTTCTGCGCCTGCAACGCCGCAAGCGTCAGCGCACCATAGGCGACGAATTCGCCCTGGGGAATGAAGATCACCCGCGTGACGGAAAACACCAGCACGAGCGCCAGCGACAGCAATGCATAAATGGCGCCGGTCGTGATGCCGTCTTGCGCGAGGATCGCCGCAATCGAGAGATCCATACGTGTCGTGTATCGAGAATGCTGCGGAGAAACGGCGACGGGAACGGCCTGGGCGGACGCACGGCAAGATCGGCGCGTCAGGCGCCACGCGGCGGGCCCCGGTGGTTCCATGCGGCAGGGCGCGGCCCGTCAGGCCCGGCGCCCTGCCAACGGCATGCACGGCGCCGTTCGCGCCGCGCACGCCGGTTTCACGTGATGCTTACTCGGCCTGCAACTTCCACTTGCCGTCGACGATCTGCACCATCACGCGCGCACGCGTATCGAAGCCGTTGTGATCGGTCGCCGTCATGTTGATCACGCCGTGCGACACCGGCAGGTCCTTCACGCTTTCGAGCGACGCGCGCAGCGCCTCGCGGAATGCCTCGGTGCCCGGCTGGCCCTTCTTCAGCGCGTCCGGAATCGCGCGCTGCAGCAGCAGCCCCGCATCCCACGCATGGCCGCCGAACGTCGCCAGCGAGCCCGCGCCGTAGGCCTTCTCATACGCGGCCTTGTAACCGAGCGCCGCCTTCTTCACCGGGTTCGAATCCGGAAGCTGGTCGGTCACGAGCACCGGGCCGGCCGGCAGGATCTCGCCTTCGCAATCCTTGCCGCACACGCGCAGGAAGTCGTTGTTCGCGACGCCGTGCGTCTGGTACACCTTGCCCTTGTAGCCGCGCTCCTTCAGCGTCTTGGCCGGCAGCGCCGCCGGCGTGCCGGAGCCGGCGATCAGCACCGCGTCGGGATTCGAGCCCAATAGCTTCAGCACCTGCCCCATCACCGACGCGTCGGTACGGTTGAAGCGCTCGTTCGACACGAGCTTCAGGCCGTTCTTCTCGGCGGCCGCGCTGAACGTCTTGTACCAGCTGTCGCCGTACGCATCGGCGAAGCCGATGAAGCCGACCGTCTTCACGCCGTGCTTCGCCATGTAGCCGGCGATCGCGTCGGCCATCAACTGGTCGTTCTGCGGCACCTTGAACATCCACGCGCGCTTCGCGTCCATCGGCGCGATGATCTGCGCGCTCGCCGCGAGCGAGATCGTCGGCGTCTTGCCCTGCGACACGGGGTCGAGCATCGCGAGCGAGTTCGGCGTGACCGACGAGCCGATGATCGCATCGACGTGGTCTTCGTCGATCAGCTTGCGCACGTTCTGCACCGCGCGGCTCGTGTCGGATGCGTCGTCGAGCACGATGTACTGCACGCTCTTGCCCGCGATTTCCTTCGGCAGCAGCGCGATCGTGTTCTTTTCCGGAATCCCGAGCGAGGCGGCCGGCCCCGTGGCCGACAGCGTCACGCCGATCTTCACCTGCGCCGACGCCGTAGCCGCCGCGCACACGAGGCCCACGGCAAGCACGGCCTCCATCCATCGATTCATCTTCATTTACGTTGTCTCCAAACGCTGCTCGAAAAATCCGCGGGTCGCTCGGGCGGCTCCCGTTCCCCAAACAAGTTAATAATTTAACTATCTCGTCTTGACGCGCCTACGCTCGTTTTCCCGTGAAGCGCCGCCACCGCGGCAGGGTCCCGACGGCGCGGCGCACGTGCAAGCGTGTGCATCGCAGCCGACACGTTCGTTCGACCGCCACGATGCGCAGCAGCAGTGTCGTCAGGATGAAGAAGGCGAAGAAATGCGGGATCGTGCGGGCGATCGATGCGTGCGCAACGATCGCCGGAAGGTGCGCCGGCCTGGCTCGGCCCGGCCACGCGCGTTGGCGGCGCAAGATCGGAAAAGCGGCGGCTCATGCCGAGACAGGTGCGAACGCAACGACCGGCGAAGGCGCCATGCCGGCGAATCGCGCAGGAACGCACGTACCGGCCGCAGGACGGCTCGGAAAGGCCGGGAAGCACCCATGCTCACCCAACGACGAACGAGCGGCGCCAGCCGCCCCTCCTGCCCCGATCCATCGTCCTGCGCTGCTCATCCAACCGTACTCCCTCTTCTGCATTCTGCTTGTAGGAGAACTGCCGACCGATTTTCCCGACCGTGCGGTCGGCGAAAGGCAAGTGTAACGGACGCGTTTCGCGCACGCCAACCGGGTAAGCCCGGACAGCGTGCAGATGACTGCGCACCGTCTGCGACCGGATGGCGGGAAAGGAAAAACGGGGGATGCGGCGAAGCACGGAAGCGGCGCGGTGCGGATGCAAGCGCGGGATACGGCAATTGCGCAGGCCCATGCACCATTGATGGAAATCCGTGCACGCAAATGAAAAAGCGCTGTTGGATTCCGTCCAACAGCGCTTTGGGGTCCGGGCACTTTGTGCCTCGATTGTCTCCTCGTTCTCCACCTGCAAATTCGTTTCGCGGTGCATCAGAACTAGAACGAATCTTAAAGAGGCTTAAGCACCACGACAACTTAGCATTTACCCCTATGGTGCATCGCCGCACGAAAATGGGGCGCCAGTCTGCCGCGCGGCACCGGCCGGGGCCCGCTGCGACGCCCTTCCGGAGTGCGCCGGATGGTGCTTCGCATCAACGTGCCGCGACGCGCGCGGCACGCGCTCAGGACGCCCTGAGCGGTTTGATCCGCGCGATCATCTCGCCGACGATGCCGCGCCGGAACGCGAGCACGCACGCGATGAAGATCAGCCCGGTGACGATCGTCGTCGATTCGCCGAGCGAATGGAACCACGCGACGCCCGTCGTCGACGCGAGCCATTCGCCGATGTCGCCGAGGCGGTCTTCCAGCGCGACGATCAGCGCCGCGCCCAGCAGCGGCCCGAACAGCGTGCCCATCCCGCCGACGAGCGTCATCAGCACGACGAGGCCCGACATCGTCCAGTACGCATCGGAGAGCGTCTCGAAGCCGAGCACGAGCACCTTCAGCGAGCCGGCCAGCCCCGCGATCCCGGCCGACAGGATAAACGCGACCAGCTTGAAGCGGTCGGTGTCGTAGCCGAGCGAGATCGCACGCGCCTCGTTCTCCTTGATCGCGACCAGCACCTGGCCGAACGGCGAATGGACGACCCGCACGATGAACGCGCACGCGGCGACCACCACCGCCAGCACGACGTAGTACAGCGCGACGTCGTTCGACAGGTCGAGCACCCCGAACAGGCGGCCGCGCGGCACGCCCTGCAGGCCGTCCTCGCCGTGCGTGAACGGCGCCTGCAGGTAGATGAAGTAGACCATCTGCGCGAACGCGAGCGTGATCATCGCGAAGTAGATGCCCTGCCGGCGGATCGCGAACAGCCCGACGACGAGCCCGAGCAGCGTCGCGGCGACGGTGCCGACGAGCACGCCGAGCTCCGGCGTGAAACCGAGCGTCTGCATCGAATAGCCGGTCGCGTAACCGGCGGTCGCGAGGAACATCGCATGGCCGAACGACAGCAGCCCCGTATAGCCGATCAGCAGGTTGAACGCGGCCGCGAACAGCGCGAACGTCAGCACCTTCATCACGAACACCGGATACGCGCCGATGAACGGCGCGGCGAACAGCGTGGCGAGCAGCACGCCGTAGAGCACTTTTCTCTGCATCATTTTTCCTTGCCGAAGAGGCCCGCCGGGCGGAACAGCAGCACGATCGCCATGATCACGAACACGACGGTGGCAGACGCTTCGGGATAGAACACGCGCGTGAAGCCCTCGATCACGCCGAGCAGCAGGCCCGTGACGATCGAGCCGAGGATCGACCCCATCCCGCCGATCACGACCACCGCGAACACGGTGATGATCATCGGCTGGCCCATCAGCGGCGACACCTGGATCACCGGCGCGGCCAGCACGCCCGCGAACGCGGCGAGCGCGACGCCGAAGCCGTAGGTGAGCGTGATCATCATCGGCACGTTCACGCCGAACGCCTCGACGAGCTTCGGGTTCTCGGTGCCCGCGCGCAGGTAGGCGCCCAGGCGCGTCTTCTCGATCACGAACCACGTCGCGAGGCACACCGCGAGCGACGCGACGACGACCCACGCGCGGTAGTTCGGCAGGAACATGAAACCGAGGTTGGTCGCGCCGGAAAGCTGCGACGGCACGTCGTACGGCTGGCCGGACGATCCGTAGATCGACCGGAACACGCCTTCGACGACCAGCGTGAGGCCGAACGTGAGCAGCAGCCCGTACAGGTGATCGAGCTTGTACAGCCAGCGCAGCATCGAGCGCTCGATCGCGATCCCGAACGCGCCGACGAGCAGCGGTGCCAGCACGAGCATTGCCCAGTACGGCAGCCCGAAGTACGACAGGCCCATCCACGCGAGCATCGCGCCCAGCATGAACAGCGCGCCGTGCGCGAAGTTGATCACGTTGAGCAGCCCGAAGATCACCGCGAGCCCGAGGCTCAGGATCGCGTAGAACGAGCCGTTGACGAGCCCGAGCAGCAACTGGCTCAGCATCGCCGGCAACGGAATGCCAAAGATTTCCATCGACTCAACCGTCAGAATGAGTTTCGTTGCGTGCGCAACCTTTCTGCATTGCGCACGCGGGCGGCGCAACGGGCACATCGCTGCAGCCGCCACCGAGCGGCGCGCCCGCGCGCGCCGCTACGTCGCGCTTACTTCCACAGCGCGCAGCGCGATTCCTGCTTGGTCGTGAACGCCTGTTCGCCCGGAATCGTCGCGAGCACCTTGTAGTAGTCCCACGGCTCCTTCGATTCCGACGGCTTCTTTACTTCCATCAGGTACATGTCGTGGATCATGCTGCCGTCCGTGCGGATGTAGCCCTTCGCGTAGAAGTCGTTGACCTTGATCTTCTTCAGCTCGGCCATCACCTTGTCGGAGTCGGTCGTGCCGGCAGCCTGGACGGCCTTCAGGTAAGTCGTCACCGACGAGTAGTCGGCCGCCTGCAGGCTCGACGGCATCTTCTTCATCTTGCCGAAGTAGCGCTGCGCCCACTGGCGCGATGCCGCGTCGCGGTTCCAGTACCAGCTGTCGGTCAGCACCAGGCCCTGGGTCGTCTCGAGGCCGAGGCTGTGCACGTCGTCGATGAACATCAGCAGCGCGGCAAGCTTCATCGATTTCGTGATGCCGAACTCCTTCGCGGCCTTGATCGCGTTGATCGTGTCGCCGCCGGCGTTTGCGAGACCGAGGATCTGCGCCTTCGACGCTTGCGCCTGCAGCAGGAACGACGAGAAATCCGACGCGGACAGCGGGTGACGCACCGTGCCGAGCACCTGGCCGCCGTTCGCCTTCACGACATCCGACGTGTTCTTCTCGAGCGCCTTGCCGAACGCGTAGTCGGCGGTCAGGAAGAACCACGACTTGCCGCCCTGCTTCACGACCGCCGAACCGGTGCCCTTCGCGAGCGCCATCGTGTCGTATGCGTAGTGGACCGTGTACGGCGTGCACTGCTCGTTGGTCAGCGTGTCGGCGCCCGCGCCGATGTTGATGTAGACCTTCTTCTTCTCGGCCGCGACGCTGTTCATCGACAGCGCGGTGGCCGAGTTCGTGCCGCCGACCAGCAGGTCGAGCCCGCCGCGGTCCATCCATTCGCGCGCCTTCGACGCGGCGATGTCGGCCTTGTTCTGGTGATCGGCATAGACGACCTCGATCGGCTTGCCGAGCACCTTGCCGCCGAAGTCGGCGACCGCCATGCGGATCGCCTCGAGGCCGCCCTGCCCGTCGATGTCCGCGTAAAGCCCCGACATGTCGGTGATGAAGCCGATCTTCACGGTATCCGCGGCCTGCGCGGCGCCGGCAGTGAACGCGGCGGTCGCGAGCGCGAGACAGGCGTGTGCGAGGGTCTTCATTTTCATTGACGTCTCCTGTTGTTCTGATGCGTTGTGGTTGTTCGAGGGCCGCCACGGCTAGCGGCAAGGGAAACGGGGCGGCGTCACACCCCGAGCAGGTCGTGCAGGGTCGGCATCTTGCTTTCCAGTTCGGCCGCACCGAAATGCTCGACGATGCGGCCGTGCTCCATCACGTAGAAGCGGTCGGCAAGCGGCGCGGCGAAGCGGAAATTCTGTTCGACCATCACGATCGTGTAGCCGCGCGCCTTCAGCGCGACGATCATCCGTGCGAGCGTCTGCACGATCACCGGCGCGAGGCCTTCGGAAATCTCGTCGAGCAGCAGCAGGTTCGCGCCGGTGCGCAGGATCCGCGCGACCGCGAGCATCTGCTGCTCGCCGCCGGACAGCCGCGTGCCCTGGCTCTGCCGGCGCGACGCGAGGTTCGGGAACATCGCGTAGATCTCGTCGAGCGACATCGCGTGCTCGCGCGGCCCGATCGGCGGCGGCAGCATCAGGTTCTCCTCGCACGACAGGCTGGAGAAGATCCCGCGCTCCTCCGGGCAGTAACCCACGCCGAAATGCGCGATGCGGTGCGTCGCGAGGCCGATCGTCTCGTTGCCCGCGACCTTGATCGACCCGTTGCGGCGGCCCGTGAGGCCCATGATCGCGCGCAGCGTCGTCGTACGGCCCGCGCCGTTGCGGCCGAGCAGCGTGACGACCTCGCCGCGATGCACCGTCAGGTCGACACCGTGCAATATGTGGGATTCCCCGTACCAGGCCTCCAGGCCCGTGATCTCCAGCGCGGGCGTAGCACTCTCGACGCCGCTCAATTCGCGTTCCTCCCGTTCGCTGTGCTTCATGCGTGCGCCCCTGCGAGCGCCGCATCGGCACTGCCCATATAGGCTTCGATGACGAGCGGATTCTTCGACACTTCCGCATACGAGCCTTCGGCCAGCACCTCGCCGCGTTGCAGGACGGTGATCGTGTCGGAGATGCCCGCGATCACGTTCATGTTGTGCTCGACCATCAGGATCGTGCGGCCGCTCGCGACCTTCTTGATCAGCGCGGTCACGCGGTCGACGTCCTCGTGGCCCATCCCCTGCGTGGGCTCGTCGAGCAGCATCAGTTCGGGCTCCATCGCCAGCGTCGTCGCGATCTCGAGCGCGCGCTTGCGGCCGTATGCAAGCTCGACGGTCGGCACGTGCGCG is part of the Burkholderia pyrrocinia genome and harbors:
- a CDS encoding ABC transporter ATP-binding protein, whose protein sequence is MKHSEREERELSGVESATPALEITGLEAWYGESHILHGVDLTVHRGEVVTLLGRNGAGRTTTLRAIMGLTGRRNGSIKVAGNETIGLATHRIAHFGVGYCPEERGIFSSLSCEENLMLPPPIGPREHAMSLDEIYAMFPNLASRRQSQGTRLSGGEQQMLAVARILRTGANLLLLDEISEGLAPVIVQTLARMIVALKARGYTIVMVEQNFRFAAPLADRFYVMEHGRIVEHFGAAELESKMPTLHDLLGV
- a CDS encoding ABC transporter substrate-binding protein, with the translated sequence MKMKTLAHACLALATAAFTAGAAQAADTVKIGFITDMSGLYADIDGQGGLEAIRMAVADFGGKVLGKPIEVVYADHQNKADIAASKAREWMDRGGLDLLVGGTNSATALSMNSVAAEKKKVYINIGAGADTLTNEQCTPYTVHYAYDTMALAKGTGSAVVKQGGKSWFFLTADYAFGKALEKNTSDVVKANGGQVLGTVRHPLSASDFSSFLLQAQASKAQILGLANAGGDTINAIKAAKEFGITKSMKLAALLMFIDDVHSLGLETTQGLVLTDSWYWNRDAASRQWAQRYFGKMKKMPSSLQAADYSSVTTYLKAVQAAGTTDSDKVMAELKKIKVNDFYAKGYIRTDGSMIHDMYLMEVKKPSESKEPWDYYKVLATIPGEQAFTTKQESRCALWK